The bacterium genome includes a region encoding these proteins:
- a CDS encoding oligosaccharide flippase family protein translates to MSANQQTISETSVVARGAFINLIGNLGKLSHFVFDIIATRVLGQTVFGYFSTTWLIMNLAFIVCYFGAHRLVIDFVVKSRTENDEEYYKGIAAYIYLSFMLSAFFVLFMYLFAGDIARWLDKPPLEEYLKIMSWSTPFYCLTTILLTATRGLKFMKFWVFVRNGAEPFLDLIFLCIIFFSLSIVAAPFYAKALGFTGGCFVALYFFNKFFSFKKIFRFWPPFSIWKRIVSFGLPVMFADFLSIVILKVDVIVLSILAPAGPVAVFQIILNIANTMRNIPQAIDPIMMPVVVEMRQKKNYDALEKIYSTIIHISFFLSAGFFVLNVLFGHLLLNVYGSDFVYGTTALVLTCFGIMLHTVFSSVEPVLIMSGFPYLNLFNNIFFVVVNLVIDFLLIPSYGILGAAIGCVTASALTAGLQLGQLYFKLKLRPIRWDNWQVAAFGAAFFVIYSGLDLLFDRLGINNITIQIFSFISYLVLYLYFGWKWIFHDDDRLIFSTILKKKQTS, encoded by the coding sequence TTGAGCGCGAATCAACAAACGATTTCTGAAACAAGTGTCGTTGCCAGGGGCGCCTTTATCAACTTAATCGGCAATCTCGGTAAACTCTCCCATTTCGTTTTTGATATTATTGCAACTCGAGTGTTGGGACAGACGGTTTTCGGCTATTTCAGCACTACGTGGTTAATTATGAACCTTGCCTTTATCGTATGCTATTTTGGCGCTCATCGCCTCGTGATCGATTTTGTCGTCAAAAGCCGGACTGAAAATGATGAAGAATATTACAAGGGTATTGCGGCATATATTTATCTGAGCTTCATGCTCAGCGCGTTTTTTGTGCTTTTTATGTACTTGTTTGCAGGTGACATTGCACGATGGCTGGATAAACCGCCTCTGGAAGAATATCTGAAAATCATGTCGTGGTCAACGCCGTTTTATTGTTTGACGACCATTTTATTGACGGCAACGCGCGGATTAAAATTTATGAAGTTTTGGGTATTCGTGCGAAACGGCGCCGAACCATTTCTTGATCTCATATTTTTATGCATTATTTTCTTTTCGCTCTCTATTGTGGCAGCTCCGTTCTATGCCAAAGCGCTGGGTTTCACTGGCGGATGCTTTGTTGCACTATACTTTTTCAATAAATTTTTTTCGTTTAAAAAAATCTTCCGGTTTTGGCCTCCATTCAGTATTTGGAAACGGATCGTATCATTCGGATTACCGGTCATGTTTGCCGACTTTCTGTCCATTGTAATTTTAAAAGTTGACGTTATTGTGCTTAGCATTTTAGCGCCTGCGGGGCCCGTGGCCGTATTTCAGATAATTCTGAATATTGCCAATACCATGCGCAACATCCCGCAGGCTATCGACCCGATCATGATGCCGGTTGTAGTCGAAATGCGTCAGAAGAAAAATTACGACGCGCTAGAAAAAATTTATTCTACAATCATCCATATCAGTTTTTTTCTCAGTGCAGGATTTTTTGTACTCAATGTACTTTTCGGTCATTTGCTGTTGAACGTTTACGGAAGCGATTTTGTATACGGCACCACGGCTCTTGTTCTCACATGTTTTGGCATTATGCTGCATACAGTTTTTTCAAGCGTCGAACCGGTATTGATCATGTCAGGATTTCCTTATTTAAATTTATTTAACAATATTTTTTTCGTTGTGGTCAATCTTGTGATAGATTTTCTGCTCATTCCAAGTTATGGAATCCTTGGTGCAGCTATCGGATGCGTCACGGCCAGTGCTTTGACAGCCGGTTTGCAGTTGGGACAACTTTATTTTAAACTCAAGTTACGACCGATTCGATGGGATAATTGGCAAGTCGCGGCGTTTGGCGCTGCTTTTTTTGTAATCTATAGCGGACTTGACTTACTGTTCGATCGATTAGGTATCAACAACATAACTATACAAATTTTTTCTTTTATTTCTTATCTTGTATTATATCTATATTTCGGGTGGAAATGGATTTTTCATGATGATGATCGATTGATATTCTCAACTATTCTAAAAAAGAAACAGACTTCTTAG
- the rnr gene encoding ribonuclease R, which produces MKETLNRLIAFFRQQPGKQFKLKEIARQLGIKSAKELDKLSDAVNELLHNGSLVKKGKYYSYRSSLLQGTISINKSGEGFVTVVGYEQDFFISPSRLRTALHGDKVMIVPIAKRRSGKRIEAEVVEVIERKNTRVIGTFEQRPQFALVIPDDVRFRRDIYVAAGATNHAKPGQKVVVRLDSWEDEYQNPEGTIVEVLGFPDEKGVDVLSVVKAHDLHFDFPKRVMEESDRISEMIPPEEIERRMDFREEICFTIDPFDAKDFDDAVSLKLLDDGHYLLGVHIADVSYYVREKTELDREAYKRGTSTYLVDQVIPMLPEKLSNVVCSLRPHVDRLTYSVFMVIDHTGAVVDYDIVETIIHSKRRFTYEEIQSVIDGQTPDALDSAILDQILTMRQLSQLLTKKRLHDGSIDFDTPESKFILDENGKPVQCYRKDRLASHRLVEEFMLLANQTVSRHIGLHTHTSKKNHYPFLYRIHDKPVTEKFENFLRLLKVFGHDSHLPKSRDQIRPKQIQKIIEKVKGTKEDLLIEKVAIRSMAKAEYSPVNIGHFGLAFDYYSHFTSPIRRYPDLIVHRLLKEYDQGMTYKRVDWWREVLPEMAKHCSDREKIAMEAERESIKVKQVEFMMQHIGNVYEGIISGVTGFGIFVEIAEFLIEGLIHIRNLEGDYYIFDDKNYRLTGERKKRSFQLGDEVTVRVANINRDKHEVDFELVDNEL; this is translated from the coding sequence ATTAAAGAAACATTAAACCGGCTTATTGCATTTTTTCGACAACAACCCGGAAAACAATTCAAGTTGAAGGAAATTGCCCGCCAGTTAGGTATTAAGTCGGCAAAAGAACTCGACAAATTATCCGATGCCGTTAATGAACTGCTCCATAACGGATCGCTCGTCAAGAAAGGCAAATATTACAGCTATCGCTCAAGCCTGCTTCAAGGAACTATTTCAATCAACAAAAGTGGCGAGGGTTTCGTAACCGTTGTCGGATACGAACAGGATTTTTTTATTTCGCCATCACGATTACGTACGGCTTTACATGGCGATAAAGTGATGATCGTGCCTATTGCAAAACGACGCAGCGGCAAACGTATTGAAGCCGAGGTTGTCGAAGTAATTGAACGGAAAAATACGCGCGTAATCGGTACGTTTGAACAGCGTCCGCAATTTGCACTGGTCATCCCCGATGATGTTCGTTTCCGGCGTGATATTTATGTTGCCGCTGGCGCTACAAACCATGCAAAGCCTGGACAAAAAGTTGTTGTCCGACTCGATTCGTGGGAAGATGAATATCAGAACCCTGAGGGTACGATTGTCGAAGTTCTTGGTTTTCCTGATGAAAAAGGTGTGGACGTTCTTTCGGTTGTCAAAGCACACGACTTACATTTCGATTTCCCAAAACGAGTGATGGAAGAAAGCGATCGCATTTCTGAAATGATTCCGCCGGAAGAAATTGAACGCCGGATGGATTTTCGTGAAGAAATTTGTTTTACAATCGATCCTTTTGACGCCAAGGATTTTGATGACGCCGTATCATTGAAATTGCTTGATGACGGACATTATCTGCTTGGCGTGCACATTGCCGATGTTAGCTACTATGTTCGCGAAAAGACAGAGTTGGATCGTGAAGCATACAAACGCGGAACCAGCACTTATCTGGTTGATCAGGTTATACCGATGCTGCCGGAAAAATTATCCAATGTCGTCTGCAGTCTTCGTCCGCATGTTGACCGATTGACTTATAGCGTATTTATGGTGATCGATCATACCGGCGCTGTTGTCGATTACGATATCGTTGAAACGATCATTCACAGTAAACGCCGGTTCACCTACGAAGAAATTCAGAGCGTCATCGACGGACAAACGCCCGATGCATTGGATTCGGCTATCCTGGATCAGATACTTACAATGCGCCAACTGTCACAACTTTTAACCAAGAAGCGGCTCCACGACGGCAGCATCGATTTTGACACGCCTGAATCAAAGTTCATCCTTGACGAAAATGGAAAACCTGTTCAATGTTATCGCAAAGACCGCTTGGCCAGTCATCGTTTGGTCGAAGAGTTTATGCTGTTGGCTAATCAAACCGTCTCGAGACATATCGGTTTGCACACTCATACTTCGAAAAAAAATCATTACCCGTTCTTGTATCGTATTCATGATAAACCGGTGACGGAAAAGTTTGAAAATTTCCTGCGGTTACTCAAAGTTTTCGGGCATGATTCGCATTTACCTAAATCCCGCGATCAAATAAGACCTAAACAAATTCAAAAAATTATTGAAAAGGTTAAGGGTACAAAAGAAGATCTTTTAATCGAAAAAGTTGCTATTCGCTCGATGGCTAAAGCAGAATATTCACCGGTCAATATTGGACATTTTGGTTTGGCATTTGATTATTACTCACACTTCACCTCACCCATTCGCCGGTATCCCGACTTGATCGTACACCGTCTTCTCAAAGAGTACGATCAGGGAATGACTTACAAACGTGTCGATTGGTGGCGGGAAGTATTGCCTGAAATGGCCAAACATTGCTCTGATCGAGAAAAAATCGCCATGGAAGCCGAACGTGAGTCAATTAAAGTAAAACAAGTTGAGTTCATGATGCAGCATATCGGTAATGTGTACGAAGGCATCATTTCAGGCGTAACCGGATTCGGAATTTTTGTGGAAATTGCTGAATTTCTGATTGAAGGATTGATTCACATCCGCAACCTCGAGGGCGATTATTATATTTTCGACGACAAAAATTATCGCTTAACGGGCGAACGTAAAAAACGTTCATTCCAACTGGGTGATGAAGTGACGGTACGAGTCGCAAACATCAATCGTGATAAACATGAAGTGGATTTTGAACTTGTGGACAATGAATTATGA
- a CDS encoding LptF/LptG family permease, which translates to MILFISILDRYLVRKFLAVLIFALIAMVSIFVAVNYVENADKFIDRKVPTDIIISYYLNFIPNIITLTLPVDILLASLFSIGSLARFNELTAIKASGVSLYRLIFPVLMCAAGVSLLNFWISENVVPTANQKKTDLWQTHVERVNINRRAMGRDIAMYDPSGVKVFIDKFDKNRLIASNISIQKFFGTQLIERMDALEANWDSSKNSWNFKNVSVRTFDQGHEKVERLTVLVKDDLFFDPDDILRRERNPEEMNFEEMSAFILKLKRSGARTERWEVDYHLKFSYPLTCFIMVLFGAPLAASRRKSGAGMNIFLTLVICFSYWILIQMGRWMGYSQSLTPIQAAWLGNAVFGFLSLLILSRMKS; encoded by the coding sequence ATGATTCTGTTCATATCCATATTGGACCGTTATTTAGTAAGAAAATTTCTGGCGGTGTTGATCTTTGCCCTGATCGCCATGGTTTCAATATTTGTGGCTGTCAACTACGTCGAAAACGCCGATAAATTCATCGACAGAAAAGTTCCAACCGACATTATCATCAGCTATTATCTAAATTTCATTCCCAATATCATTACATTAACGCTGCCTGTCGATATCTTGCTGGCTAGTTTATTTTCGATCGGGAGTCTTGCTCGATTCAACGAATTGACAGCTATTAAAGCGTCCGGAGTAAGTTTGTACCGTCTTATTTTTCCGGTGTTGATGTGTGCAGCCGGTGTCAGTCTATTGAATTTCTGGATCAGTGAGAACGTTGTCCCAACAGCCAATCAAAAAAAAACTGATTTGTGGCAAACGCATGTGGAGCGCGTTAATATCAACCGGCGTGCGATGGGCCGCGATATAGCGATGTACGACCCGAGCGGTGTTAAAGTATTCATTGATAAATTCGATAAGAACAGACTGATCGCCAGCAATATATCGATTCAAAAGTTTTTCGGCACACAGTTAATCGAGCGAATGGATGCTCTAGAAGCAAACTGGGATTCCTCCAAGAATTCATGGAACTTCAAAAACGTTAGCGTTCGCACCTTTGATCAAGGACATGAAAAAGTCGAGCGCCTGACTGTGCTCGTAAAAGATGATCTGTTTTTCGATCCGGATGATATTTTGAGGCGCGAGCGTAATCCTGAAGAAATGAATTTCGAAGAGATGAGCGCTTTTATTTTGAAGCTCAAACGCAGCGGAGCTCGTACGGAAAGATGGGAAGTTGATTACCATTTAAAATTTTCATACCCGCTGACTTGTTTTATCATGGTACTTTTCGGAGCGCCCCTCGCGGCATCCCGTCGCAAGAGTGGTGCTGGAATGAATATTTTTCTTACTCTCGTTATTTGCTTCTCATATTGGATTTTGATTCAAATGGGCCGTTGGATGGGTTACAGTCAGTCCCTGACTCCGATTCAGGCAGCTTGGCTTGGCAACGCGGTTTTCGGCTTCTTAAGTCTTCTGATTTTGTCGCGAATGAAAAGCTAA